The Streptococcus sp. oral taxon 431 nucleotide sequence TTTTATCTTTTTAGTCATTGTCTTCCTAAATGCTATCCGCATTATCCGTATGGATGCTCTCCAACTATCTCGTGAGAAAGCAAAAGGTGAGAAGAAGGGCCGTTTCCTAGTGTTTCAGACAATCTTGGGACTACTCTCTTTAGGTAGTGGCTATTATCTAGCTCAAAGCGTAACAAATGCTCTATTAGCTATTTCTACCTTCTTTTTAGCTGTAATACTGGTCATTTTAGGAACCTATCTCTTGTTCAATGCTGGGATTACAGTTTTCTTGAAAATGCTCAAGAAAAACAAGAAATATTACTACAAACCTAACAATCTCATCTCTGTTTCTAACCTCATTTTCCGTATGAAGAAAAATGCGGTTGGTTTAGCGACTATCGCCATCCTTTCCACCATGGTTTTGGTCACCATGTCGGCAGCAACCAGTATTTACAATGGTTCTGAAAATATTAAAAAACTCCTGTATCCTCACGATATGTCAATTTCAGGACAAAATGTAGAAGTTGAGGATTTAGACCAACTTTTAACTCAGTATGCCAAGGAAAAGAACCTAACAATCAGCACTAAGGATGTTCTTAGCTATGCAAGTTTCGGCCTTTCTAGTCAAGATGGTACCAAATTAACCACCTTTGCAAAAGGTCAAAATAGTGTTATGCCCAAGACAGTTTTCCTAGTCTTTGATCAAAAGGATTATGAAAAAATGACTGGACAAAAGCTGAACCTTACGAATAATGAGGTGGGACTATTCGCTAAGAACGATGGCCTTAAAGGTCAAAAAGCATTCAGTCTGAACAATCAGAACTATACGATCAAGCAAGAAATCCAGCAAGATTTCCTCAGAGACCATGTTGCTAACCAGTATGTACTTTTGATCTCAGATTATAACTACCTTGTTGTCTCAAATTTGCAGGACTTTTTAGATAAATACCAGGATTCTGCTATATACACTCAGCTATATGGTGGAATGGATGTGACAGCAAGTAAAGAGGAACAGTTAAAGCTATCTGATGATTTCGATGCGTATGTGAATAATTTCAGTCACAATCTCAAGAACGAGGATGGTATGGTTTACGGTGCAAACATTGCGAGTGAGTCAACTGTCGAAATGAACGCTCTCTTTGGTGGAGTCCTCTTTATCGGTATTTTTCTCTCTATCATCTTTATGGTAGGTACTGTACTCGTTATCTACTATAAACAAATTTCAGAAGGTTATGAAGACCGTGAACGCTTTGTCATTCTGCAAAAGGTTGGTTTGGATCAAAAACAAATCAAGCAAACCATTAACAAGCAGGTCTTGACTGTTTTCTTCCTACCTCTGGCCTTTGCCTTCCTTCATCTGGCTTTTGCTTATCACATGTTGAGCCTGATTCTCAAGGTCGTTGGTGTTGTTGATTCAGCCATGATGTTAAGTGTAACACTTTCTATTTGTGGTATCTTTGCTTTAGTTTATGTACTAATCTTTATGATAACTTCAAGAAGCTATCGCAAGATTGTTCAAATATAAAAATAAAGGATATAATGTAAAGTCAGAAAGTTATTTTGACGGAGGAATCCTAGATTATATTGGATACTCTATCTTAGTAGCCATAATTTGCGGGTTTACCTTGGGGATCGCAATACCTTGACCGATTTGCATGATGCAAAATTGGAAAGCCAAACACACTCATCATGTTTAAACATTAAAACGTTATCTTCTTTCAGAGGAGATAACGTTTTTTCTTCTTCGGATAAGGAAACAAAAATTTCTACCTTTCTCTATCTTTTAAATTGATTGATTTCTTCAGAGAAAGGCTGTAAAATTTTTGATATAATGTTAAGGATGGACTGATGGATATTTAAAGGATCATTTTCAAAAGAATGACAGGTGAGAATTAAAAATATGTAAGATTGGACAGATGTCTCTCTACCATCATCCATACAGAAACAAGATTATATGAAATAAAAGGAGTAACCAATGACCGGAAACTATTCAACACGTGAATACCGTGAGAAATTATATGATGACCTTCATGTTCGATTAAGAGATACAGTGATTTTGATGTGTGCGATTTTTATTGCCTCTATAGGTCTAAATATGAATTCAACAGCTGTCATTATTGGAGCCATGCTGATTTCCCCTCTTATGACACCGATTGTTGGACTGGGGTTTGGTTTAGCTATTTTTGATACGCGTTTAATCAAGCAATCTCTAGAGGTTTTATTTACTCAAGTATTAGTCAGTTTGCTTGTCTCGACTCTGTATTTCTGGATTTCTCCCTTATCTTATACAAGTAGCGAGTTGATTGCACGAACATCTCCAACCATTTGGGATGTTCTCATTGCTATTGCTGGTGGGATTGCAGGTGTAATTGGTTCAAGGAAAAAAGAAGCAAATAATATCGTGCCTGGAGTAGCCATTGCAACAGCTCTGATGCCACCTATCTGTACTGCAGGTTATGGTTTAGCTAATGGAAATGTACGATTTTTATTCGGAGCTCTCTATCTTTTCTTGATCAACTGTGTCTTTATCATGCTAATCAACATTGTTGGAACAAGAATTTTGATGAGAAAATCTCCTTTAAGTTCATTTAAAGAGCTAAACATTAAAATGAGAATTGGGTTGATATCCTTAATTGTATTATTGGTTCTTCCAGCCAGCTATTCAGCAGTCACTCTGACGATAGATCAAGCACGAAAAGAAGGGATTAAACAGTTTGTAGGAAAAGAGTTCGCCAATCATACGGTCATTAATCAAGTCTACAAGTCTAGGGACAATGAATTGGTCTTGACAGTTGTTGGAGATCCGATTTCAGAAGAAGAATTAGAAACAATTCTCCAAAAACAAGCCTCTTACGGGATTCAATCTGTTCAATTGAAAGTCAATCAGGTTCATAATTCGACAAAATTAGATAGTGAGATGACCAAGGAATTTTATGAAACCATTAATAAGTATATCGATCAAAAACTCTCTGAAAAAGATTCACAAAAAGATCTCGTAAAAGAAAATGAAGCAGACAAGGATTGAGGATATTGACCTTTTCTAACTCGAGGAAGCAAATCTTAGGAGGATATCCTATATCCCAAAGTTAGTGGATAGAAAGGATCGTTGATGAGGCTGCCATTTGTGGAAGTTTGACCAATCACTACTAGCTCAGGATACATAAAAAAGCAACAACGTTTTCAGTTGTTGCTTTTTTATGTAGATGGGATTGTTATCCCAGATTTTATCGTTTATTTTTCAACTCGTGATTTGTTGGCAATATCTGCAAGAATCAATTCTACAAATGCGTCTACCGGCATAGTTTCAGTTTCTTTTTGACCATAACGGCGAACGTTTACAGCCTTCTCTTCCATTTCCTTGTCACCAACGATCAATTGGTAAGGAATTTTTTGAGTTTGAGAAGCACGGATCTTGAATTGCATTTTTTCATTGCGTTCATCCACATCGGCACGAACACCACGGTCACGGAGTTTCTTAGCTACTTCCCAAGCGTAGTCCACGTGTTTTTCGTTAGAAACTGGGATAAGAGTTACTTGGTGTGGTGCAAGCCATGTTGGGAAGGCACCCTTGTAGTTTTCAATCAAGATAGCTGTGAAGCGTTCCATAGTTGAGATAACACCACGGTGGATCATCACTGGACGGTGTTCTTCACCATCGGCTCCGATGTATTTAAGGTCGAAGCGTTCTGGAAGCAAGAAGTCAAGCTGGATAGTAGAAAGAGTTTCTTCTTTACCAAGGGCAGTCTTAACCTGGATATCCAATTTTGGTCCGTAGAAGGCTGCTTCACCTTCAGCTTCAAAGTAGTCAAGTCCCATGTCATCCATAGCTGATTTCAACATACGTTGAGCATTTTCCCACATTTCATCATTATCAAAGTACTTGTGAGTATCTTGAGGGTCACGATATGATAAACGGAAACGATAGTCAGTCAAGTTGAAATCTTCGTAAACGTCGATAATCAATTGAAGCGTACGTTGGAACTCATCTTTAATTTGTTCAGGTGTTACGAAAGTATGACCATCATTAAGTGACATTTCACGTACACGTTGAAGCCCTGTAAGAGCACCAGATTTTTCATAACGGTGCATCATACCGATTTCAGCAATACGGATTGGCAATTCACGGTATGAGTGAACGTGGTGCTTAAAGACTTCGATATGGTGAGGACAGTTCATTGGACGAAGGACAAATTCTTCACCATCTCCCATATCCATAGTTGGGAACATATCTTCACGGTAGTGATCCCAGTGACCAGAAGTCTTGTAAAGTTCTACTGAGGCAATTGGTGGAGTGTAGACGTGTTGGTAACCAGCGGCGATTTCCTTATCGACGATGTAGCGTTCCAATTCACGACGGATAGTCGCACCATTTGGTAACCAGAATGGAAGTCCTTGACCAACTTCTTGAGAAATCATGAAGAGGTCAAGCTCTTTCCCAAGTTTACGGTGGTCACGTTCTTTGGCTTCTTCACGCATTTGAAGGTAGTTCTTCAAGTCTTTCTTGTCAAACCAAGCTGTACCGTAGATCCGTTGCATCATAGCATTGTCGCTATTACCACGCCAGTAAGCACCAGCTACATTAAGAAGGTGGAAAATTTGGATACGGCCTGTTGATGGGACGTGTGGGCCACGGCAAAGGTCTACATATTCACCTTGACGGTAGATAGTCAAACCGCCCTCATCTTCTGAGTGTTCTTCGATCAATTCCAATTTGTATGGATCGTTCTTGAAAATTTCACGCGCTTCATCTTTAGTCACTTCCTCACGAATAGATGGGAAGTTTTCTTTCACGATTTTCTTCATTTCTTCTTCGATACGAGGAAGGTCTTCGTTAGAGATTTGACCCGCTTGGTTGTCTGTATCGTAGTAGAAACCATCTTCGATAGCTGGACCAACACCCAAGTGAATGTCTGGGAAGAGGCGACGAGCAGCTTGGGCAAATAAGTGAGCCGCTGAGTGACGCAAGATTGGAAGAGCATCTTCGTGATCAGGTGTCACGATTTCGATGCTTCCGTCTTCAGTGATAGCACGAGTTGTGTCAATGAGTTTGCCGTTAAATTTACCAGCAAGAGCTTTTTTAGCTAGGGAATTGCTGATAGATTGAGCAATTTCAAAAGTTGTAACGCCAGATTCGAATTCACGAACAGCGCCATCTGGGAAAGTAATTTTAATCATGGTTTTCTCCTTTTTTATATTTCATAGTTTCTAAGCATTGACTTTTTATTAGCAGACTACTTCCTAGTCTTAATGTTCAACTGCTTTTCTTTATCAGAGAGGAAGTTTTCCATTTCCGTCAGGATGTCTATATCCAAACGTTGAGAAAGTTCTACTAGCCACCAGATATTTTCTGAAAGTTTTTGTTCCAGTGTGTATGGTGTTTCATCATAGTAGCGTCCTTGCTTGGTCATCACTAATCGTTGGAAATTTCCAATATCATTTGATAAAGCCAAGAGGTCTTCTTCTACCGTCCACTTGTAATCATGATGCTTAACTTCCAGATCGTGATAAGCTTGTCGGATTGCCCAACTGCGCTCCACTAATTCTTGTAACTCCATAGTTAGTCTCCTCATAAAAAAATTGCGACATCCTAAAAAGGACGTCGCAACGTGGTTCCACCTTCATTTATGTTCCTCAAAAAAGAGGGACACCTCTGATTGGCTCTAACGTGGCCACCGTTTTATGTTTGCATAAAAGTCAGTAGAGTAGTATCAGTATAGTCTTCCTATGCGTTCACAGCAACCACGCACTCTCTAAAAGAAAGATTCTAAGTGACTTGTCTCTATGCATTATTATAGCATGATTGCGAGATTTTTCAAGGATTTTGTGAAAGTTTTTTGTTTTTCAGTTTTTGAACCAGATACCTGATAGTGGCACCAATAACTGTACCTAGTAGAATAAGAATTTCATAGGCTAGGAAATAAACAATGATAAATTCTCTGAAAGGAATGATAGTAAAGCCATAGAGTAAGCAACTAACTAGAAGCCAATAGAGTGAAAAACCAAATCGATAGCTATAAAGAAGCGAAACTATAAAAACTACGATGGGCGTAAGGATAAATATATTTAAAAGATAGAGCTCCGTTAGTTTTGGATTCTGTAATAGTAGTATAAATAATCCATAAAGTGGACAATAAAAGAAAAATACGACCAGATAGTAGGGGAGATATTTAAAGAATTTACGCATGGTAATCACCTCGTTATAAAACTATCAACTTAGATGTCCTTTCTATGAATATTATAGCATATTTGCAGTAAGAATAGTAAATCAGTTGACAAAGAAGTTAGTTATTGGTAGAATAGGAAATGTCGTAAAGACAAATAACTTCTTCTTGGTTACAGGCATGCCAACCTGTCACTCGGATGAAGCCAAATAAAAAGGAGAAACATCATGGCAATCTCAAAAGAGAAAAAAAATGAAATCATTGCACAATATGCACGTCACGAAGGTGATACAGGTTCAGTAGAGGTTCAAGTTGCTGTCCTTACTTGGGAAATCAACCACCTTAACGAACACATCAAACAACACAAAAAAGACCACGCTACTTACCGTGGATTGATGAAGAAAATCGGTCGCCGTCGTAACTTGCTTGCATACTTGCGTAAAAACGACGTTAACCGTTACCGTGAGTTGATCAACTCTCTTGGACTTCGTCGTTAATTCAAGATACAAAGGCCGTCAAAAGCACAAAGCAAAAATAGGAAAATTGACGAAGAAACTTCAGTTTCTAGGAGATTTTATCTTTTTTGCCAAGTGCTTAGGCCGTGTTCAATTGAGCATATCTTGAAAGTAAGGCTACTCGATTGAGTAGTCTTTTTATTTTTGTCACCTTACCTGGGTATACGCAAGTACAATCTTCGGCTTGCCGTCTAGTCCATAAACGTTTTATCCAGCAAGAATCATGATGCTAAGGGCGATAAAAATCCGTATGAAAATAGGGAAACGACACAGTGTTCGATGAACACAAGGAGTTTCATCTTTTTCACTAGGATTTTAGCTCGAGCTCAAATAAGCTCTCTGACTTCAGGGAGCTTTTTACTTTTTGCCAAGTGCTTAGGCTGTGTTCAATTGAGCATATCTTGAAATAAGGCTACTCGATTGAGTAGTCTTTTTATTTTTGTCACCTACCTCGATATACTCAAGTATGATCTTAGGTTACGGTTCCTAGCACTGAAAGGTAAAATAAACCAGAAAGTTCTCTCTTCGGGTAGATTTTTTTGTTCACTAGGATTTTAGCTTGAGCTCAATCAGCTGTCTAGTTTTAACAGTCTTTTTAGCTGTATCTTTCTAGCCTTGTTCCTGCCTTGGAAATGTGGTATACTATTCATGAAAATTGTCTAAATTTTTAATTTTTGTTAAAGGAGGGTTTCATGCTTTCCAAATCTTCTGGAAGCCATCAAAACCTGCGATATATTTTTCTCCTATCGCTGTTGCTCGGAACTTTGGGAGTTTCTCTATTTTTGGCTGTTTCTATGGGTTCAGTTCAAATTAGCTTGAGTGATACTTATCGGATTATTTTGAGTAAGATGGGGGCCCCTCTGGATATAGGAGAACTTTCGAAGTCTACACTTGCTATTGTTTGGAATATGAGATTACCACGGGTTTTTCTTGGATTGATTGTGGGTGCAGGTCTTTCCATGTGTGGCAGTGTGATGCAGTCCACAGTCAATAATCCAATCGCAGAGCCCTATGTGTTAGGAATTTCAGCTGGGGCAACCTTTGGAGCAACTTTGAGTATTATTCTTGGATTTAAAGTTTTGATTGGTCTAGGTTCTTTCCTTGGAGCGCTTGTGGCAACAGTTGCAGTCCTTCTGATTGCTTCCATTCAAGGCAGGATGACAACTTCCAGCCTGATTTTATCAGGAACGGTCGTGAATGCACTATTTTTGGCTTTTTCAAACTTTATTATCTCTATTGGTGCCAATGCTGATAGCGTTATGACCATCAAGTTTTGGACCATGGGTTCCTTAGCGGGGACCTCATGGGCTCACTTAACTTTGCCAACAGTAGTAGTGGGAATAGCTTTCTTATTTTTCTCTACCCAATATCGTGTTTTTAATGCTATGATGATGGGAGATGAGGCGGCTTTGACCTTGGGAATTCCCTTGCATTTTTACTGGTATCTCTATGTGACGATTGTGGCTATAATGACAGCAATCTTGGTATCGACCTGTGGGATTATTGGTTTTGTTGGCCTTATCACACCTCATCTAGCCCGAAGTTTGGTTGGGACAAATTACAGAAGGCTATTTCCGATAGCTACTTTACTAGGTGCCCTCTTTGTCGTTTGGGCAGATGTTCTTGCTCGTGTCTTGATTCAGAATGCTGAACTTCCGATTGGTATCTTCACAGCCTTAGTAGGTGCACCTTTCTTTATCTACATGGTTGGAAGTAGACGAAGGGAGGTGAGGGTCTGATATGGACTTAATGTGCCAGGATATTCACTTTGGAATCGGAGAGAAAAAAATTCTCAAAGGAATCTCACTTAAACTTGAGGGCAACCAATTTCATACCATTTTAGGACCCAATGGCAGTGGGAAGACTAGCTTGCTGAAACTCCTCTATCGACAGGAAAAGCCTGATCAGGGCTTGATTTCTCTAGATGGAAAGCCACTGGAACAATTGAGCGTCAAGGAAACGGCAAAGCAGATGGCAGTCGTCACGCAGTTTAATCAGTTACAATTTGATTGTACGGTTGAGGAAATTGTCATGCTGGGCAGAACACCCCATCTCTCTTTCTTACAAAAGGAAAAAGACAGTGATTTTGCTCTGGTTGAGGATGCTCTGGTCAAGGTAGATATGCTCGAAAAGAGAAATCGACTTTACTCTTCTTTGTCAGGAGGAGAGAAGCAGCGAGTTTTGTTGGCACGTGCCTTGGCACAAGAACCGACTCTCCTGCTCTTAGACGAACCAACCAATCATTTAGATATCAAGTACCAGCTAGACTTGTTAACCATTGTCAAAAATCTTCAGATCAATGTGCTAGCTGTCTTGCATGATATTCAGCTAGCTTGTCGCTATTCAGACTATCTCTACCTAATGAAAGAAGGGGAGATTGTTTACCAAGGAACTCCAAAAGAGACCATCACACCCGAGTCATTGCAGGCTATCTATGACGTCCAAAGTAAGGTAACTTGGACAGAAGATCAGCAAGCTATGATTCACTATTTATAAAAAATGAAAAGGAAAACAAAACATGAAAAAATCACTTAGTATATTGCTCCTAACAGTAGCTACCTTAACTTTAGCAGCTTGTGGAAATAGTGCAACAGAAAAAGCTACCACACAATCAAGCACAGAGACAAGTCAAAAGGCTAGTACAGAAACCAGCTATCCTGTAACCATCAAAACTTATGACGCTAAAGGAAATGAAGTCGAACAAGTATTTGAAAAGGCACCTGAAAAGGTCATTACCAACAATCTTTCAACAACTGAAATCCTACTTGAACTCGGTTTGAAGGATAAAATTGCTGGCATGCTCAATCCTGATAATGCCGTAACTGGTAAATACAAGGAAGCGATTGAAGCCATCCCTCATATTGGTGATAAAAAATCAGTCTCACAAGAAACTGTTCTTTCTTATGAACCAGATGCCTTGATGGGCCGCAACATGATGTTTTCTGAAAAGTCAATGGGAACCATTAGTGCTTGGAATGAAAACAAAATCCCTGTTTATACGCAAAAAGCTTCACTTTCAAATATCCAACAGGATTTAGGAAATATCGTAGAAGATGTGAAGAATCTTGGTACCATTTTCAATGTCCAAGACAAGGCTAATCAATACGCAGAGCAATTGCAAGCTAAAAT carries:
- a CDS encoding ABC transporter ATP-binding protein; this encodes MDLMCQDIHFGIGEKKILKGISLKLEGNQFHTILGPNGSGKTSLLKLLYRQEKPDQGLISLDGKPLEQLSVKETAKQMAVVTQFNQLQFDCTVEEIVMLGRTPHLSFLQKEKDSDFALVEDALVKVDMLEKRNRLYSSLSGGEKQRVLLARALAQEPTLLLLDEPTNHLDIKYQLDLLTIVKNLQINVLAVLHDIQLACRYSDYLYLMKEGEIVYQGTPKETITPESLQAIYDVQSKVTWTEDQQAMIHYL
- a CDS encoding FecCD family ABC transporter permease, with protein sequence MLSKSSGSHQNLRYIFLLSLLLGTLGVSLFLAVSMGSVQISLSDTYRIILSKMGAPLDIGELSKSTLAIVWNMRLPRVFLGLIVGAGLSMCGSVMQSTVNNPIAEPYVLGISAGATFGATLSIILGFKVLIGLGSFLGALVATVAVLLIASIQGRMTTSSLILSGTVVNALFLAFSNFIISIGANADSVMTIKFWTMGSLAGTSWAHLTLPTVVVGIAFLFFSTQYRVFNAMMMGDEAALTLGIPLHFYWYLYVTIVAIMTAILVSTCGIIGFVGLITPHLARSLVGTNYRRLFPIATLLGALFVVWADVLARVLIQNAELPIGIFTALVGAPFFIYMVGSRRREVRV
- a CDS encoding ABC transporter permease; its protein translation is MFRLTNKLAISNLIKNRKLYYPFALAVLLAVTISYLFYSLTFNPKMVEMRGGSSIQFTLQLGLIVVTLASAIIVLYANSFVMKNRSKELGIYGMLGLEKRHLIGMTFKELLIFGLVTVTAGIGIGALFDNLIFALLLKLSKMKVELVATFQWSVVLSILLVFGFIFLVIVFLNAIRIIRMDALQLSREKAKGEKKGRFLVFQTILGLLSLGSGYYLAQSVTNALLAISTFFLAVILVILGTYLLFNAGITVFLKMLKKNKKYYYKPNNLISVSNLIFRMKKNAVGLATIAILSTMVLVTMSAATSIYNGSENIKKLLYPHDMSISGQNVEVEDLDQLLTQYAKEKNLTISTKDVLSYASFGLSSQDGTKLTTFAKGQNSVMPKTVFLVFDQKDYEKMTGQKLNLTNNEVGLFAKNDGLKGQKAFSLNNQNYTIKQEIQQDFLRDHVANQYVLLISDYNYLVVSNLQDFLDKYQDSAIYTQLYGGMDVTASKEEQLKLSDDFDAYVNNFSHNLKNEDGMVYGANIASESTVEMNALFGGVLFIGIFLSIIFMVGTVLVIYYKQISEGYEDRERFVILQKVGLDQKQIKQTINKQVLTVFFLPLAFAFLHLAFAYHMLSLILKVVGVVDSAMMLSVTLSICGIFALVYVLIFMITSRSYRKIVQI
- a CDS encoding ABC transporter substrate-binding protein, with amino-acid sequence MKKSLSILLLTVATLTLAACGNSATEKATTQSSTETSQKASTETSYPVTIKTYDAKGNEVEQVFEKAPEKVITNNLSTTEILLELGLKDKIAGMLNPDNAVTGKYKEAIEAIPHIGDKKSVSQETVLSYEPDALMGRNMMFSEKSMGTISAWNENKIPVYTQKASLSNIQQDLGNIVEDVKNLGTIFNVQDKANQYAEQLQAKIDAVKKANPETQGEKKKALIMVAYNDETFGAYKSALQESLLNQLGYTNVATGTSGLTLENLVSMEPELIIYVTSDRNQKLDEKAVDLMKANAVLENVPAIKNQKIMTISYDELMDYGPAVIDSLEKINDFIKK
- the thrS gene encoding threonine--tRNA ligase → MIKITFPDGAVREFESGVTTFEIAQSISNSLAKKALAGKFNGKLIDTTRAITEDGSIEIVTPDHEDALPILRHSAAHLFAQAARRLFPDIHLGVGPAIEDGFYYDTDNQAGQISNEDLPRIEEEMKKIVKENFPSIREEVTKDEAREIFKNDPYKLELIEEHSEDEGGLTIYRQGEYVDLCRGPHVPSTGRIQIFHLLNVAGAYWRGNSDNAMMQRIYGTAWFDKKDLKNYLQMREEAKERDHRKLGKELDLFMISQEVGQGLPFWLPNGATIRRELERYIVDKEIAAGYQHVYTPPIASVELYKTSGHWDHYREDMFPTMDMGDGEEFVLRPMNCPHHIEVFKHHVHSYRELPIRIAEIGMMHRYEKSGALTGLQRVREMSLNDGHTFVTPEQIKDEFQRTLQLIIDVYEDFNLTDYRFRLSYRDPQDTHKYFDNDEMWENAQRMLKSAMDDMGLDYFEAEGEAAFYGPKLDIQVKTALGKEETLSTIQLDFLLPERFDLKYIGADGEEHRPVMIHRGVISTMERFTAILIENYKGAFPTWLAPHQVTLIPVSNEKHVDYAWEVAKKLRDRGVRADVDERNEKMQFKIRASQTQKIPYQLIVGDKEMEEKAVNVRRYGQKETETMPVDAFVELILADIANKSRVEK
- a CDS encoding DUF389 domain-containing protein — translated: MTGNYSTREYREKLYDDLHVRLRDTVILMCAIFIASIGLNMNSTAVIIGAMLISPLMTPIVGLGFGLAIFDTRLIKQSLEVLFTQVLVSLLVSTLYFWISPLSYTSSELIARTSPTIWDVLIAIAGGIAGVIGSRKKEANNIVPGVAIATALMPPICTAGYGLANGNVRFLFGALYLFLINCVFIMLINIVGTRILMRKSPLSSFKELNIKMRIGLISLIVLLVLPASYSAVTLTIDQARKEGIKQFVGKEFANHTVINQVYKSRDNELVLTVVGDPISEEELETILQKQASYGIQSVQLKVNQVHNSTKLDSEMTKEFYETINKYIDQKLSEKDSQKDLVKENEADKD
- the rpsO gene encoding 30S ribosomal protein S15, which encodes MAISKEKKNEIIAQYARHEGDTGSVEVQVAVLTWEINHLNEHIKQHKKDHATYRGLMKKIGRRRNLLAYLRKNDVNRYRELINSLGLRR